The genomic segment CGGCACCCTTCAGCACCTGACTGTACACGGTGTAGGCAATGATCGCTTGATATTCCCCCGCCAGATCCTCGTTCAATAACTGGATCATCTCTTCGCGGGTGATATTTAATCCTGTGGTGATATTTTCTTTTTTCATAATATGGTTTAATTTTCTTGCAGATTTTGGGGTTATTTCGCTGAGTCTTCTACGGCAAAGCCGATTTTTATGGTTACCTGCCAGTGATGTACTTTTCCCTTGGCGATATTGCCGCGCGTTTCGATCACCTCAAACCAGCACAGGTTCTTGATGGTTTTGTGCGCCCTTTGAATGGCCTTTTCCACGGCATCTTCGACGGAAGTGGTGGAAGTGCCGGTGAGTTCGAGCAGTTTATAGACTGGATCTTTCATGGCTGGTATGTTCCTTAAATTACAATTACAGGGTGAATAGGATTTTTGGACAGCTTACAGGTTTCGATGGTTGAGCCTCTGGATCTAGCCCCTCATCTCATCCTGCTTGCCTTCGGTGATGTTCCAGTCGCCTTTGACTTCGACTGTAGTCGTAATGGTTTGTGATTTTTGATATATTCTGGGGTAACAATACGCGATCGAGCGCGTCT from the Verrucomicrobiota bacterium genome contains:
- a CDS encoding dodecin, which codes for MKDPVYKLLELTGTSTTSVEDAVEKAIQRAHKTIKNLCWFEVIETRGNIAKGKVHHWQVTIKIGFAVEDSAK